From a single Andrena cerasifolii isolate SP2316 chromosome 8, iyAndCera1_principal, whole genome shotgun sequence genomic region:
- the LOC143372389 gene encoding uncharacterized protein LOC143372389 produces the protein MSLEQLGKFERQNGISVNVYTFGMEKGSTVFPLRLTSQKRDRHVNLLYTPNHEHGDVGHFVLIKDLSRLVSMQLSRHREKKFICDRCMHYFGSAEKLEAHSLDCGQMNDCAILLPSVGNNLLKFSNHCMKERLPFVVYADLECIIEKTEDNHRMGEMDSKLRAYQHHKVHSIAYYMHCSYDTSLSTYRCCRDADCVSWFVNELENFANFAKPILTNNVPMLDLTPEQWATFRDATHCHICEEPFKAEDVRVRDHCHLSGRFRGPAHSECNLNYKNAFYIPIVFHNLSGYDSHFIIEEIATAFEGSIDVLPITKEKYISFTKNVEDTADSDSRKCIKLRFIDSYKFLNTSLNKLASFLSADKLKILRSEFETLSIEDFNLLTRKGVFPYEYLDCANKLQDPCLPPRESFYSSLTGETVSKSDYAHAEIVWQRFRIRTLGEYSDLYLKTDVLLLADIFENFRESCIKSYGLDSAHYYTLPGFTWDAMLKHTKITFELLTDIDMVMFIERGIRGGLSQCSGRYAHANNKYMSSYNPSEQSSYLMYFDVNNLYGWAMCQPLPYAKFQWVEDVANFDVSSFAVDSPTGYILEVDLEYPQRLHDAHADLPFCPTRAKPPGSRQDKLLATVYDKQRYVIHYRNLQQCTSHGLRITKIHRALQFAQSPWLRDYIELNTRFRTCATNDFEKNLYKLMNNAVFGKTMENVRNQVDVKLLTHWEGRYGAEAMIAKPNFHSRSVFSENLIAVELRKLEVKFNKPIYVGMCILDISKICLYEFHHEYMSPLYGQKCKILYTDTDSFIYHIRCDDIYESVKRNIDRFDTSDYPTDNTYNMPRLNKKVPGLMKDENNGMIMTEFVGLRAKMYALRVDGKKDTKKAKGVKTNVIARTITFDDYAQCLQKEIEMVRRQSCIRSKLHKVYTISESKFALSPYDDKRGVLDMNDVIIIVHVHYVPPSVRGNSGQVQSSRMILLRSATAG, from the exons atgtccctagagcagcttgggaagtttgagcggcagaacggcatctccgtcaacgtgtacaccttcgggatggagaaaggatcgacggtctttccgctgcgtctcaccagccaaaagagggatcgacacgtcaatctgctctacacgccgaatcatgagcacggcgatgtagggcactttgtgctgatcaaggacttatcccgactggtgagcatgcagttgagcaggcacagagaaaaaaaattcatctgcgatcg atgcatgcactactttggatctgccgagaagttggaggcccattcgctggactgcgggcaaatgaatgattgcgccatcctgttgcccagcgtaggaaacaatctgctcaaattcagcaaccactgtatgaaggagcggctccccttcgtggtgtacgccgatcttgagtgcatcattgaaaaaacagaggacaatcaccgaatgggtgaaatggatagtaaattgcgcgcgtatcaacaccataaagtgcacagcattgcatattatatgcattgctcgtacgatacatcactgtcgacgtatcgatgttgccgcgacgcggattgtgtttcatggttcgtcaacgaactggaaaattttgcaaacttcgccaaacccattctgaccaacaatgttcccatgcttgatttaactcccgaacaatgggcgacatttcgcgatgcaacacactgtcatatttgcgaagaaccattcaaggctgaagatgtacgagttcgcgatcattgccatctatccggacgctttagaggcccagcacattcggagtgcaatttaaattataaaaatgcgttttacatccccatagttttccataatttatccggctacgattcgcatttcattatcgaggaaatagctaccgctttcgaaggcagcattgacgtattacccataacgaaagaaaagtacatttcattcacaaaaaatgttgaagatacggctgactcagactcgcgaaaatgtattaaattgcgattcatcgattcatacaaatttctcaataccagtctcaacaaattagcatcttttcttagcgcggataaattaaaaattttacgatccgaatttgaaacattatccatcgaagatttcaatttattgacgcgaaagggtgtatttccatacgaataccttgattgcgcgaacaagctgcaggatccatgcttaccaccgcgcgagtcattctacagttcgttaacgggtgagactgtatccaagagcgattacgcgcacgccgagattgtctggcagcgtttcaggattagaactttgggcgaatacagcgacttgtatttgaaaacagatgtcttgttattggcagatatttttgaaaattttcgcgaaagttgtatcaagagttacggattagattcagcgcattattatactttacctggctttacgtgggatgccatgctaaaacatactaaaattacattcgaattgctcacagacattgatatggtcatgtttatcgaacgcggtatacgtggcggtttaagccaatgttccggaagatacgcacacgccaataacaagtacatgtcatcttacaacccatcggaacagtcatcgtacttgatgtactttgacgtgaacaacttgtacggatgggcaatgtgtcagcccctaccatacgccaaatttcaatgggtcgaagatgtcgcaaattttgacgtgtcttcgttcgctgtcgattcgcccacgggatacattctcgaggtagatctggaatatccgcaacgtctgcacgacgctcacgccgatctaccgttctgcccgacgcgtgccaaaccacctggcagcagacaggacaagttactcgcgacggtatacgataagcagcgttacgttatccattatcgcaacctgcagcagtgcacgagtcacggtcttcgtattacaaagatacaccgcgcgcttcaattcgctcaatctccctggctccgcgattacatcgaactcaatacacggtttagaacatgcgcgacaaacgactttgaaaaaaatttgtacaaattgatgaacaacgcagtattcggtaaaactatggaaaatgtgcgaaatcaggtggacgtaaaacttttaacacattgggaaggacgatatggtgcggaggcaatgatcgcgaaaccgaatttccacagcagaagtgttttttcggaaaatttaatagctgttgaattgcgaaaactcgaggtgaaattcaacaaaccgatatatgtgggtatgtgcattctagacatatcaaaaatttgtttgtacgaatttcatcacgagtacatgtctccactatatggtcaaaaatgtaaaattctatacacagacactgatagcttcatctatcacattcgatgcgatgatatctacgagtccgtgaaacgcaatatcgatagattcgacacaagcgattatcctactgacaatacatataatatgccgcgcttaaataagaaggttccggggctgatgaaggacgaaaataatgggatgataatgaccgaattcgtaggtcttagagcgaaaatgtatgcacttcgcgtagacggtaaaaaagatacgaaaaaagcgaaaggcgtcaagaccaatgtcatagccagaacgataactttcgacgactacgcgcagtgtttgcaaaaggagatcgaaatggttcgcaggcaatcatgcatacggtctaaattgcataaagtgtacaccatttcagaatccaaattcgctctaagtccatacgacgacaagcg GGGTGTCTTGGACATGAATGATGTGATAATTATCGTGcacgtgcattatgtgccccCGTCGGTccgaggaaattctggacaagttcaatcgtctcgcatgattctccttcgtaGCGCTACTGCGGGATAG